In Panicum virgatum strain AP13 chromosome 4N, P.virgatum_v5, whole genome shotgun sequence, a single window of DNA contains:
- the LOC120669378 gene encoding uncharacterized protein LOC120669378, with amino-acid sequence MTRKPILYDIHVEEYHVHRVMRQFGLYQQTPVPIVHSVEAHVHRWTRQGQPPGSRWADKVRPYVDSWAAALDDVVFEDRPHSDEAFADYLRWYLPRTRTRVVHVPPEAPIEAARVSETYPVVRDQNFAIAVHFSD; translated from the exons ATGACGAGGAAGCCGATCCTTTACGACATCCACGTCGAGGAGTACCACGTTCACCGGGTTatgaggcagttcggtctctaccagcagaccccggtcccgattgtgcactcagtggAGGCCCACGTCCACAG GTGGACACGGCAGGGTCAGCCGCCAGGCTCGCGGTGGGCCGACAAGGTCCGTCCTTACGTCGACTCTTGGGCCGCGGCCCTCGACGACGTCGTTTTCGAGGATCGGCCGCACAGCGACGAGGCGTTCGCGGACTACCTACGGTGGTACCTGCCGAGGACGCGCACACGTGTCGTGCACGTTCCACCAGAGGCTCCGATCGAGGCCGCAAGGGTGTCGGAGACGTATCCCGTAGTTCGAGATCAGAACTTCGCCATAGCGGTACATTTCTCCGATTGA
- the LOC120671004 gene encoding methyl-CpG-binding domain protein 6-like: MGQYHDMTPAQHQSTLQKIVDMCKRFRRAVTCREDDTFLPPRSSGPVPVTGPSSRRSAPAAQSGPPPPPPPPETMTTPSGSAVRPTYVPRPAHLYSAAPGSSLFPSMDPYGAGSSSLRRPIHDLEYRQVGGTDDDEEIEEVDDLAQMEWVNTFFSSAPTQEVVGTSQLGGAPLVTQDYSQVEQTPVPEQGRRSTRQTIPPEPLTYSQHHTRAGQAAERRGRRRGGKRGRI; this comes from the exons ATGGGCCAGTACCATGACATGACGCCCGCCCAGCACCAGAGCACACTGCAGAAGATCGTCGATATGTGCAAGCGATTCCGACGAGCCGTGACCTGTCGTGAGGACGACACCTTCCTCCCACCTCGCAGTTCGGGGCCGGTTCCTGTGACCGGTCCATCGTCACGACGGTCTGCACCCGCGGCACAGTcaggtccaccgccaccgccaccgccaccagaAACGATGACGACACCTTCGGGTTCTGCAGTTCGGCCCACGTACGTGCCGCGACCGGCACATTTGTACTCGGCAG CGCCCGGCTCGTCGCTGTTTCCGTCGATGGATCCCTACGGCGCTGGATCTTCGTCTCTTCGTCGTCCAATACACGATTTAG AGTACCGGCAGGTGGGAGGGACAGACGACGATGAGGAGATTGAGGAGGTAGACGACCTCGCGCAGATGGAGTGGGTGAACACGTTCTTCTCTTCTGCACCGACGCAGGAGGTCGTCGGCACTTCACAGCTGGGGGGTGCCCCACTCGTGACGCAGGACTACAGTCAGGTGGAACAGACGCCTGTTCCTGAGCAGGGTCGTCGGTCTACTCGCCAGACCATCCCGCCGGAGCCACTGACGTACTCACAGCACCACACTAGGGCGGGCCAGGCTGCAGAGCGACGtggcaggaggagagggggcaagCGCGGACGCATCTAG